In Vespa velutina chromosome 1, iVesVel2.1, whole genome shotgun sequence, the following proteins share a genomic window:
- the LOC124949309 gene encoding leucine-zipper-like transcriptional regulator 1 isoform X1, which produces MDNVITAECLTLDFGPFETVHRWQRMPECDEFVGARRSKHTVVAYKDAIYVFGGDNGSRMLNDLLRFDVKEKSWGRAFATGTPPAPRYHHSAVVHDASMFVFGGYTGDIHSNSNLTNKNDLFEYRFLTGQWTEWKFIGVTPVARSAHGAAVYDNKLWIFAGYDGNARLNDMWTISLLPGDTRIWEKVAQSGDCPPTCCNFPVAVARESMFVFSGQSGAKITNSLFQFHFRERRWTRISTEHILRGAPPPPARRYGHTMVSFDRHLYVFGGAADSTLPNDLHCYDLDTQTWNIVLPSTDSQVPSGRLFHAAAVIGEAMFIFGGTVDNNVRSGETYRFQFSSYPKCTLHDDFGRLLNARLFCDVEFVVGEGDTKIPAHIAMVAARSQFLRARIRQAHEKREKHLEEVLGSADVPVKDLPLLEVKLKDAVPEAFEMVLNYIYTDRIDPTKRFEDTSNSRFDDPLSNGIVLLMMDVYRLAVQFNMKRLEQLCVHYLEATISHANVLEALHNAAHLKLYFIKEFCLSFIVKESNYNQIVMSQEFETLDQPLMVEIIRRRQVPQTRNFSKQYESGTGTTLEQDMEAFLISIGKEFCDIILMLDGVPIPAHKAVLAARCSYFEGMFRSFMPENNIVNIQIGEMIPSAESFASLMRYIYYADVSMPPEDSLYLFTAPVFYGFTNNRLQAFCKQNLEMNVTFENVIQILEAADRMQASDIKKYALNLIVHHFSKVARLPRLKQLSRELLLDILEALADKHSEARTCQDMTNDC; this is translated from the exons ATGGATAATGTGATAACTGCAGAATGTTTGACACTTGATTTTGGACCTTTTGAAACTGTACATCGTTGGCAACGTATGCCTGAATGTGATGAATTTGTTGGTGCtag ACGTAGTAAGCATACGGTTGTGGCATACAAAGATGCTATTTATGTATTTGGTGGTGATAATGGCTCAAGAATGTTAAATGATCTGTTACGCTttgatgtaaaagaaaaatcatgggGTCGTGCATTTGCAACAGGAACTCCACCAGCACCACGTTATCATCACTCAGCAGTAGTACATGATGCTTCAATGTTTGTATTTGGTGGTTATACTGGAGATATACACTCAAATTCAAATCTtaccaataaaaatgatctttttgAATATCGTTTTTTAACTGGACAATGGACAGAATGGAAATTTATTGGGGt AACACCTGTTGCGAGATCTGCACATGGTGCTGCTGTATATGACAATAAATTGTGGATTTTTGCTGGCTATGATGGAAATGCAAGACTTAATGACATGTGGACAATATCTTTGTTg CCTGGTGATACACGCATTTGGGAGAAAGTAGCTCAGTCTGGCGATTGCCCTCCAACTTGTTGTAACTTTCCTGTTGCTGTAGCTCGTGAATCTATGTTTGTATTTAGTGGACAAAGTGGAGCCAAAATTACTAACagtctttttcaatttcattttagaGAAAGACg ttGGACCCGTATATCAACAGAACACATTCTTCGTGGTGCACCTCCACCACCTGCACGTAGATATGGTCACACAATGGTAAGCTTTGACAGGCATCTCTATGTTTTCGGTGGAGCAGCTGATTCAACTTTACCAAATGATCTTCACTGTTACGATCTGGATACACAAACTTGGAATATAGTACTACCATCTACTGACAGTCAG gtACCATCTGGTCGTCTTTTTCATGCTGCAGCAGTGATTGGAGAAGCCATGTTTATTTTTGGTGGTACAGTTGATAACAATGTACGTTCTGGAGAAACGTACAGGtttcaattttcttcctaCCCTAAGTGCACTCTTCATGATGATTTTGGAAGACTGTTAAATGCTCGTTTATTCTGTGATGTAGAATTTGTAGTAGGTGAAGGCGATACAAAAATACCAGCACACATAGCTATGGTTGCAGCTCGTTCTCAATTTTTAAGAGCTCGCATTAGGCAAGCgcatgaaaaaagagaaaaacatttgGAAGAAGTTTTAGGTTCTGCAGATGTACCAGTTAAAGATTTACCTTTATTAGag gtaaaattaaaagatgcTGTTCCAGAAGCTTTTGAAAtggtattaaattatatctacaCGGATCGTATTGATCCTACAAAAAGATTTGAGGATACATCAAATAGTCGATTTGATGATCCTTTAAGCAATGGCATCGTCCTTCTTATGATGGATGTTTATCGTCTTGCAGttcaatttaatatgaaaCGTTTAGAACAATTATGTGTGCATTATTTAGAAGCAACTATAAGTCATGCAAACGTATTGGAAGCCTTACATAATGCTGCACATTTAAAGTTATACTTCATTAAAGAATTTTGTCTTAGTTTTATAGTAAAGGAAAGTAATTACAATCAAATCGTTATGAGTCAAGAATTTGAGACATTGGATCAACCATTAATGGTAGAAATTATTAGAAGACGACAAGTGCCACAAACGAGAAACTTTTCAAAACAATACGAATCTGGTACAG gaaCAACTTTAGAGCAAGATATGGAGGcatttttaataagtattGGTAAAGAATTCTGTGATATAATTTTGATGTTGGATGGTGTGCCTATACCAGCACACAAAGCTGTTCTCGCAGCACGATGCAGTTATTTTGAAGGCATGTTTCGCTCTTTCATGcctgaaaataatattgttaat ATACAAATTGGCGAGATGATTCCATCAGCAGAATCATTTGCTTCTTTAATGAGATACATTTATTATGCAGATGTTTCAATGCCCCCTGAAGAttctttgtatttatttacagCTCCAGTTTTTTATGGTTTTACAAATAATCGGTTACAAGCATTTTGCAAACAAAATCTTGAAATGAATGTTActtttgaaaatgttataCAAATTTTAGAAGCTGCAGATAGAATGCAAGCTAGTGACATTAAAAAGTATGCATTAAATCTTATAGTACATCATTTCAGTAAg gTTGCAAGACTACCAAGATTGAAGCAATTGAGCAGAGAATTATTGCTGGATATATTAGAAGCATTGGCAGATAAGCACAGCGAAGCAAGAACGTGTCAAGATATGACAAATGATTGCTGA
- the LOC124949309 gene encoding leucine-zipper-like transcriptional regulator 1 isoform X4, with protein MDNVITAECLTLDFGPFETVHRWQRMPECDEFVGARRSKHTVVAYKDAIYVFGGDNGSRMLNDLLRFDVKEKSWGRAFATGTPPAPRYHHSAVVHDASMFVFGGYTGDIHSNSNLTNKNDLFEYRFLTGQWTEWKFIGVTPVARSAHGAAVYDNKLWIFAGYDGNARLNDMWTISLLPGDTRIWEKVAQSGDCPPTCCNFPVAVARESMFVFSGQSGAKITNSLFQFHFRERRWTRISTEHILRGAPPPPARRYGHTMVSFDRHLYVFGGAADSTLPNDLHCYDLDTQTWNIVLPSTDSQVPSGRLFHAAAVIGEAMFIFGGTVDNNVRSGETYRFQFSSYPKCTLHDDFGRLLNARLFCDVEFVVGEGDTKIPAHIAMVAARSQFLRARIRQAHEKREKHLEEVLGSADVPVKDLPLLEVKLKDAVPEAFEMVLNYIYTDRIDPTKRFEDTSNSRFDDPLSNGIVLLMMDVYRLAVQFNMKRLEQLCVHYLEATISHANVLEALHNAAHLKLYFIKEFCLSFIVKESNYNQIVMSQEFETLDQPLMVEIIRRRQVPQTRNFSKQYESGTGTTLEQDMEAFLISIGKEFCDIILMLDGVPIPAHKAVLAARCSYFEDTNWRDDSISRIICFFNEIHLLCRCFNAP; from the exons ATGGATAATGTGATAACTGCAGAATGTTTGACACTTGATTTTGGACCTTTTGAAACTGTACATCGTTGGCAACGTATGCCTGAATGTGATGAATTTGTTGGTGCtag ACGTAGTAAGCATACGGTTGTGGCATACAAAGATGCTATTTATGTATTTGGTGGTGATAATGGCTCAAGAATGTTAAATGATCTGTTACGCTttgatgtaaaagaaaaatcatgggGTCGTGCATTTGCAACAGGAACTCCACCAGCACCACGTTATCATCACTCAGCAGTAGTACATGATGCTTCAATGTTTGTATTTGGTGGTTATACTGGAGATATACACTCAAATTCAAATCTtaccaataaaaatgatctttttgAATATCGTTTTTTAACTGGACAATGGACAGAATGGAAATTTATTGGGGt AACACCTGTTGCGAGATCTGCACATGGTGCTGCTGTATATGACAATAAATTGTGGATTTTTGCTGGCTATGATGGAAATGCAAGACTTAATGACATGTGGACAATATCTTTGTTg CCTGGTGATACACGCATTTGGGAGAAAGTAGCTCAGTCTGGCGATTGCCCTCCAACTTGTTGTAACTTTCCTGTTGCTGTAGCTCGTGAATCTATGTTTGTATTTAGTGGACAAAGTGGAGCCAAAATTACTAACagtctttttcaatttcattttagaGAAAGACg ttGGACCCGTATATCAACAGAACACATTCTTCGTGGTGCACCTCCACCACCTGCACGTAGATATGGTCACACAATGGTAAGCTTTGACAGGCATCTCTATGTTTTCGGTGGAGCAGCTGATTCAACTTTACCAAATGATCTTCACTGTTACGATCTGGATACACAAACTTGGAATATAGTACTACCATCTACTGACAGTCAG gtACCATCTGGTCGTCTTTTTCATGCTGCAGCAGTGATTGGAGAAGCCATGTTTATTTTTGGTGGTACAGTTGATAACAATGTACGTTCTGGAGAAACGTACAGGtttcaattttcttcctaCCCTAAGTGCACTCTTCATGATGATTTTGGAAGACTGTTAAATGCTCGTTTATTCTGTGATGTAGAATTTGTAGTAGGTGAAGGCGATACAAAAATACCAGCACACATAGCTATGGTTGCAGCTCGTTCTCAATTTTTAAGAGCTCGCATTAGGCAAGCgcatgaaaaaagagaaaaacatttgGAAGAAGTTTTAGGTTCTGCAGATGTACCAGTTAAAGATTTACCTTTATTAGag gtaaaattaaaagatgcTGTTCCAGAAGCTTTTGAAAtggtattaaattatatctacaCGGATCGTATTGATCCTACAAAAAGATTTGAGGATACATCAAATAGTCGATTTGATGATCCTTTAAGCAATGGCATCGTCCTTCTTATGATGGATGTTTATCGTCTTGCAGttcaatttaatatgaaaCGTTTAGAACAATTATGTGTGCATTATTTAGAAGCAACTATAAGTCATGCAAACGTATTGGAAGCCTTACATAATGCTGCACATTTAAAGTTATACTTCATTAAAGAATTTTGTCTTAGTTTTATAGTAAAGGAAAGTAATTACAATCAAATCGTTATGAGTCAAGAATTTGAGACATTGGATCAACCATTAATGGTAGAAATTATTAGAAGACGACAAGTGCCACAAACGAGAAACTTTTCAAAACAATACGAATCTGGTACAG gaaCAACTTTAGAGCAAGATATGGAGGcatttttaataagtattGGTAAAGAATTCTGTGATATAATTTTGATGTTGGATGGTGTGCCTATACCAGCACACAAAGCTGTTCTCGCAGCACGATGCAGTTATTTTGAAG ATACAAATTGGCGAGATGATTCCATCAGCAGAATCATTTGCTTCTTTAATGAGATACATTTATTATGCAGATGTTTCAATGCCCCCTGA
- the LOC124949309 gene encoding leucine-zipper-like transcriptional regulator 1 isoform X3 translates to MNLLVLGTPPAPRYHHSAVVHDASMFVFGGYTGDIHSNSNLTNKNDLFEYRFLTGQWTEWKFIGVTPVARSAHGAAVYDNKLWIFAGYDGNARLNDMWTISLLPGDTRIWEKVAQSGDCPPTCCNFPVAVARESMFVFSGQSGAKITNSLFQFHFRERRWTRISTEHILRGAPPPPARRYGHTMVSFDRHLYVFGGAADSTLPNDLHCYDLDTQTWNIVLPSTDSQVPSGRLFHAAAVIGEAMFIFGGTVDNNVRSGETYRFQFSSYPKCTLHDDFGRLLNARLFCDVEFVVGEGDTKIPAHIAMVAARSQFLRARIRQAHEKREKHLEEVLGSADVPVKDLPLLEVKLKDAVPEAFEMVLNYIYTDRIDPTKRFEDTSNSRFDDPLSNGIVLLMMDVYRLAVQFNMKRLEQLCVHYLEATISHANVLEALHNAAHLKLYFIKEFCLSFIVKESNYNQIVMSQEFETLDQPLMVEIIRRRQVPQTRNFSKQYESGTGTTLEQDMEAFLISIGKEFCDIILMLDGVPIPAHKAVLAARCSYFEGMFRSFMPENNIVNIQIGEMIPSAESFASLMRYIYYADVSMPPEDSLYLFTAPVFYGFTNNRLQAFCKQNLEMNVTFENVIQILEAADRMQASDIKKYALNLIVHHFSKVARLPRLKQLSRELLLDILEALADKHSEARTCQDMTNDC, encoded by the exons ATGAATTTGTTGGTGCtag GAACTCCACCAGCACCACGTTATCATCACTCAGCAGTAGTACATGATGCTTCAATGTTTGTATTTGGTGGTTATACTGGAGATATACACTCAAATTCAAATCTtaccaataaaaatgatctttttgAATATCGTTTTTTAACTGGACAATGGACAGAATGGAAATTTATTGGGGt AACACCTGTTGCGAGATCTGCACATGGTGCTGCTGTATATGACAATAAATTGTGGATTTTTGCTGGCTATGATGGAAATGCAAGACTTAATGACATGTGGACAATATCTTTGTTg CCTGGTGATACACGCATTTGGGAGAAAGTAGCTCAGTCTGGCGATTGCCCTCCAACTTGTTGTAACTTTCCTGTTGCTGTAGCTCGTGAATCTATGTTTGTATTTAGTGGACAAAGTGGAGCCAAAATTACTAACagtctttttcaatttcattttagaGAAAGACg ttGGACCCGTATATCAACAGAACACATTCTTCGTGGTGCACCTCCACCACCTGCACGTAGATATGGTCACACAATGGTAAGCTTTGACAGGCATCTCTATGTTTTCGGTGGAGCAGCTGATTCAACTTTACCAAATGATCTTCACTGTTACGATCTGGATACACAAACTTGGAATATAGTACTACCATCTACTGACAGTCAG gtACCATCTGGTCGTCTTTTTCATGCTGCAGCAGTGATTGGAGAAGCCATGTTTATTTTTGGTGGTACAGTTGATAACAATGTACGTTCTGGAGAAACGTACAGGtttcaattttcttcctaCCCTAAGTGCACTCTTCATGATGATTTTGGAAGACTGTTAAATGCTCGTTTATTCTGTGATGTAGAATTTGTAGTAGGTGAAGGCGATACAAAAATACCAGCACACATAGCTATGGTTGCAGCTCGTTCTCAATTTTTAAGAGCTCGCATTAGGCAAGCgcatgaaaaaagagaaaaacatttgGAAGAAGTTTTAGGTTCTGCAGATGTACCAGTTAAAGATTTACCTTTATTAGag gtaaaattaaaagatgcTGTTCCAGAAGCTTTTGAAAtggtattaaattatatctacaCGGATCGTATTGATCCTACAAAAAGATTTGAGGATACATCAAATAGTCGATTTGATGATCCTTTAAGCAATGGCATCGTCCTTCTTATGATGGATGTTTATCGTCTTGCAGttcaatttaatatgaaaCGTTTAGAACAATTATGTGTGCATTATTTAGAAGCAACTATAAGTCATGCAAACGTATTGGAAGCCTTACATAATGCTGCACATTTAAAGTTATACTTCATTAAAGAATTTTGTCTTAGTTTTATAGTAAAGGAAAGTAATTACAATCAAATCGTTATGAGTCAAGAATTTGAGACATTGGATCAACCATTAATGGTAGAAATTATTAGAAGACGACAAGTGCCACAAACGAGAAACTTTTCAAAACAATACGAATCTGGTACAG gaaCAACTTTAGAGCAAGATATGGAGGcatttttaataagtattGGTAAAGAATTCTGTGATATAATTTTGATGTTGGATGGTGTGCCTATACCAGCACACAAAGCTGTTCTCGCAGCACGATGCAGTTATTTTGAAGGCATGTTTCGCTCTTTCATGcctgaaaataatattgttaat ATACAAATTGGCGAGATGATTCCATCAGCAGAATCATTTGCTTCTTTAATGAGATACATTTATTATGCAGATGTTTCAATGCCCCCTGAAGAttctttgtatttatttacagCTCCAGTTTTTTATGGTTTTACAAATAATCGGTTACAAGCATTTTGCAAACAAAATCTTGAAATGAATGTTActtttgaaaatgttataCAAATTTTAGAAGCTGCAGATAGAATGCAAGCTAGTGACATTAAAAAGTATGCATTAAATCTTATAGTACATCATTTCAGTAAg gTTGCAAGACTACCAAGATTGAAGCAATTGAGCAGAGAATTATTGCTGGATATATTAGAAGCATTGGCAGATAAGCACAGCGAAGCAAGAACGTGTCAAGATATGACAAATGATTGCTGA
- the LOC124949309 gene encoding leucine-zipper-like transcriptional regulator 1 isoform X2: MDNVITAECLTLDFGPFETVHRWQRMPECDEFVGARRSKHTVVAYKDAIYVFGGDNGSRMLNDLLRFDVKEKSWGRAFATGTPPAPRYHHSAVVHDASMFVFGGYTGDIHSNSNLTNKNDLFEYRFLTGQWTEWKFIGVTPVARSAHGAAVYDNKLWIFAGYDGNARLNDMWTISLLPGDTRIWEKVAQSGDCPPTCCNFPVAVARESMFVFSGQSGAKITNSLFQFHFRERRWTRISTEHILRGAPPPPARRYGHTMVSFDRHLYVFGGAADSTLPNDLHCYDLDTQTWNIVLPSTDSQVPSGRLFHAAAVIGEAMFIFGGTVDNNVRSGETYRFQFSSYPKCTLHDDFGRLLNARLFCDVEFVVGEGDTKIPAHIAMVAARSQFLRARIRQAHEKREKHLEEVLGSADVPVKDLPLLEVKLKDAVPEAFEMVLNYIYTDRIDPTKRFEDTSNSRFDDPLSNGIVLLMMDVYRLAVQFNMKRLEQLCVHYLEATISHANVLEALHNAAHLKLYFIKEFCLSFIVKESNYNQIVMSQEFETLDQPLMVEIIRRRQVPQTRNFSKQYESGTGTTLEQDMEAFLISIGKEFCDIILMLDGVPIPAHKAVLAARCSYFEAPVFYGFTNNRLQAFCKQNLEMNVTFENVIQILEAADRMQASDIKKYALNLIVHHFSKVARLPRLKQLSRELLLDILEALADKHSEARTCQDMTNDC, from the exons ATGGATAATGTGATAACTGCAGAATGTTTGACACTTGATTTTGGACCTTTTGAAACTGTACATCGTTGGCAACGTATGCCTGAATGTGATGAATTTGTTGGTGCtag ACGTAGTAAGCATACGGTTGTGGCATACAAAGATGCTATTTATGTATTTGGTGGTGATAATGGCTCAAGAATGTTAAATGATCTGTTACGCTttgatgtaaaagaaaaatcatgggGTCGTGCATTTGCAACAGGAACTCCACCAGCACCACGTTATCATCACTCAGCAGTAGTACATGATGCTTCAATGTTTGTATTTGGTGGTTATACTGGAGATATACACTCAAATTCAAATCTtaccaataaaaatgatctttttgAATATCGTTTTTTAACTGGACAATGGACAGAATGGAAATTTATTGGGGt AACACCTGTTGCGAGATCTGCACATGGTGCTGCTGTATATGACAATAAATTGTGGATTTTTGCTGGCTATGATGGAAATGCAAGACTTAATGACATGTGGACAATATCTTTGTTg CCTGGTGATACACGCATTTGGGAGAAAGTAGCTCAGTCTGGCGATTGCCCTCCAACTTGTTGTAACTTTCCTGTTGCTGTAGCTCGTGAATCTATGTTTGTATTTAGTGGACAAAGTGGAGCCAAAATTACTAACagtctttttcaatttcattttagaGAAAGACg ttGGACCCGTATATCAACAGAACACATTCTTCGTGGTGCACCTCCACCACCTGCACGTAGATATGGTCACACAATGGTAAGCTTTGACAGGCATCTCTATGTTTTCGGTGGAGCAGCTGATTCAACTTTACCAAATGATCTTCACTGTTACGATCTGGATACACAAACTTGGAATATAGTACTACCATCTACTGACAGTCAG gtACCATCTGGTCGTCTTTTTCATGCTGCAGCAGTGATTGGAGAAGCCATGTTTATTTTTGGTGGTACAGTTGATAACAATGTACGTTCTGGAGAAACGTACAGGtttcaattttcttcctaCCCTAAGTGCACTCTTCATGATGATTTTGGAAGACTGTTAAATGCTCGTTTATTCTGTGATGTAGAATTTGTAGTAGGTGAAGGCGATACAAAAATACCAGCACACATAGCTATGGTTGCAGCTCGTTCTCAATTTTTAAGAGCTCGCATTAGGCAAGCgcatgaaaaaagagaaaaacatttgGAAGAAGTTTTAGGTTCTGCAGATGTACCAGTTAAAGATTTACCTTTATTAGag gtaaaattaaaagatgcTGTTCCAGAAGCTTTTGAAAtggtattaaattatatctacaCGGATCGTATTGATCCTACAAAAAGATTTGAGGATACATCAAATAGTCGATTTGATGATCCTTTAAGCAATGGCATCGTCCTTCTTATGATGGATGTTTATCGTCTTGCAGttcaatttaatatgaaaCGTTTAGAACAATTATGTGTGCATTATTTAGAAGCAACTATAAGTCATGCAAACGTATTGGAAGCCTTACATAATGCTGCACATTTAAAGTTATACTTCATTAAAGAATTTTGTCTTAGTTTTATAGTAAAGGAAAGTAATTACAATCAAATCGTTATGAGTCAAGAATTTGAGACATTGGATCAACCATTAATGGTAGAAATTATTAGAAGACGACAAGTGCCACAAACGAGAAACTTTTCAAAACAATACGAATCTGGTACAG gaaCAACTTTAGAGCAAGATATGGAGGcatttttaataagtattGGTAAAGAATTCTGTGATATAATTTTGATGTTGGATGGTGTGCCTATACCAGCACACAAAGCTGTTCTCGCAGCACGATGCAGTTATTTTGAAG CTCCAGTTTTTTATGGTTTTACAAATAATCGGTTACAAGCATTTTGCAAACAAAATCTTGAAATGAATGTTActtttgaaaatgttataCAAATTTTAGAAGCTGCAGATAGAATGCAAGCTAGTGACATTAAAAAGTATGCATTAAATCTTATAGTACATCATTTCAGTAAg gTTGCAAGACTACCAAGATTGAAGCAATTGAGCAGAGAATTATTGCTGGATATATTAGAAGCATTGGCAGATAAGCACAGCGAAGCAAGAACGTGTCAAGATATGACAAATGATTGCTGA